The following are encoded in a window of Megachile rotundata isolate GNS110a chromosome 2, iyMegRotu1, whole genome shotgun sequence genomic DNA:
- the LOC100881566 gene encoding dual 3',5'-cyclic-AMP and -GMP phosphodiesterase 11 isoform X2: MNALIASIPHFDRGSATLVPDKIADTFLARSIGTRNAVKLAASAGNPSAAVAASAHPPVLWSSRRKPGLHLRSIEEPRMTAETAAPCVQGMQGVQTVMAGQGTLQQVQDGKSGGYYCSTSAVYDAEYARMEAWLDEHPDFVNDYFLRKVTRQTVDMWLVSHATPTSSSSSCMELSSPTHTGGTSSSGRGGSGGSGATTPVRKISAHEFERGGLLKPIVNTIDGTPTFLSVSPGDSGQPGVQQVGSGNSSRPQRRSRHELRHLDEKDLIFELVKDICNELDVRSLCHKILQNVSTLLHADRGSLFLVQGERGGGCMPSSQNHDSTSNYSSGNANLNKTGNGNSEQRGGTGYSRSRCLVSKLFDVCSRSTLLEMEKKDEIKIPWGTGIVGYVAESGEPVNIPDAYKDSRFNREIDALTGYRTRALLCMPIKDCSGDVIGVAQVINKLGGEGQFTAQDEKVFAGYLQFCGIGLRNAQLYEKSQLEVKRNQVLLDLARMIFEEQSTIEHMVLRILTHTQSLIQCQRVQVLLVHKASKGSFSRVFDFEANDLTGEDSDSRTRNLTCIRFCSCSPFESRFPINVGITGYVATTGETVNIPNAYEDPRFDPSVDDGTGFRHRTILCMPIKNSSGQIIGVIQLINKFNDLAFTKNDENFVEAFAIFCGMGIHNTHMYEKAVIAMAKQSVTLEVLSYHASASLEDAQRLRGLRVPSSAHFQLHDFKFDDIHMEDDDTLTACLRMFLDLDFVERFHIDYDVLCRWLLSVKKNYRNVTYHNWRHAFNVAQMMFAILTATQWWKIFGEIECLALIIACLCHDLDHRGTNNSFQIKASSPLAQLYSTSTMEHHHFDQCLMILSSQGNQILSNLSPEEYSRVVKVLEEAILSTDLAVYFRKRGAFLSLARGGGYNWAYSEHRELLRGMLMTVCDLAAITKPWDVEKRVAELVSSEFFEQGDIERRTLNITPIDIMNREKEDQLPIMQVGFIDSICLPIYEAFALLSDKLEPLVEGVRQNKQHWLEIAESRCKMENCTNHDRTPTMTDNEVTSEQADQ, translated from the exons GCCTGCACTTGCGGAGCATCGAAGAGCCGAGGATGACGGCGGAGACGGCAGCTCCTTGTGTGCAGGGGATGCAAGGGGTGCAGACCGTTATGGCAGGTCAAGGCACATTGCAACAAGTGCAAGATGGAAAATCCGGTGGTTACTATTGTTCCACTTCTGCCGTCTACGATGCGGAATATGCTCGCATGGAAGCTTGGCTCGACGAACATCCCGACTTCGTCAACGACTACTTTCTTAG GAAAGTGACGAGACAGACAGTGGACATGTGGCTGGTATCACACGCGACGCCAACATCTTCGTCGAGCAGTTGCATGGAGCTGTCGAGTCCGACTCACACCGGTGGCACATCGTCCTCGGGTCGAGGTGGTTCTGGTGGATCAGGTGCGACGACACCCGTTCGAAAGATCTCGGCACATGAATTCGAACGAGGTGGTTTATTAAAACCGATCGTTAACACGATCGACGGTACACCGACCTTCCTCAGCGTTTCACCCGGTGATTCCGGCCAGCCGGGTGTACAACAAGTTGGCTCTGGAAACTCGAGCAGACCCCAAAGACGATCCAGACATGAGCTCAGGCATCTCGACGAAAAGGATCTCATCTTTGAATTG GTTAAGGACATCTGTAACGAGCTAGACGTGAGGTCATTGTGTCACAAGATCTTGCAGAACGTGAGCACCCTGTTGCACGCCGATCGTGGCTCGCTGTTTCTCGTCCAGGGCGAAAGAGGTGGTGGTTGCATGCCTTCGTCGCAAAATCACGATTCCACGTCGAATTATTCGAGCGGCAACGCGAACCTAAATAAAACGGGAAACGGGAACTCGGAACAACGTGGCGGTACGGGATACTCGAGGAGCAGATGTCTGGTCTCGAAGTTGTTTGATGTGTGTTCAAGGTCGACGTTACTCGAGATGGAGAAGAAAGACGAGATCAAAATTCCCTGGGGCACGGGAATCGTCGGATACGTCGCTGAAAGCGGGGAACCTGTTAACATACCGGATGCTTACAAG GACTCGAGGTTCAATCGTGAAATCGATGCATTAACAGGGTATAGAACTAGAGCCCTATTGTGTATGCCAATAAAGGACTGTAGTGGAGACGTAATTGGAGTTGCACAAGTAATTAACAAACTTGGTGGCGAAGGTCAATTCACCGCACAAGACGAAAAAGTTTTCGCTggttatttacaattttgtggTATTGGATTACGAAATGCACAATTGTACGAAAAAAGTCAATTGGAAGTGAAACGAAATCAG GTACTTTTGGATTTGGCTAGAATGATTTTCGAAGAGCAGAGTACAATAGAACACATGGTGTTGCGAATATTAACGCACACGCAGTCGTTGATACAATGCCAACGAGTACAG GTTCTCCTCGTGCACAAAGCGTCAAAGGGTAGTTTTTCCCGGGTGTTTGACTTCGAGGCGAACGACCTTACCGGCGAGGATTCAGATTCTCGCACTAG AAACCTTACATGTATTCGGTTTTGTTCATGCAGTCCATTCGAGAGTAGATTCCCTATAAATGTTGGCATCACTGGTTACGTTGCTACGACTGGTGAG ACGGTAAATATACCGAATGCCTACGAGGATCCAAGGTTCGACCCTTCGGTTGACGATGGTACCGGTTTCAGGCATCGTACCATACTTTGCATGCCCATCAAGAACTCATCGGGTCAGATCATCGGCGTCATTCAACTGATCAACAAGTTCAACGACCTCGCCTTTACAAAGAACGACGAGAATTTCGTCGAAGCGTTCGCTATTTTTTGTGGCATGGGCATTCATAATACGCACAT GTACGAAAAAGCTGTGATAGCAATGGCCAAACAGAGCGTCACGTTAGAGGTATTGAGTTACCATGCTTCTGCATCGTTAGAGGATGCACAAAGACTTAGG GGCTTGAGAGTGCCTTCCTCAGCGCATTTTCAGTTGCACGATTTTAAGTTCGACGACATTCACATGGAAGACGACGATACGCTAACCGCGTGTCTTCGAATGTTTTTGGATCTCGACTTCGTCGAACGTTTTCATATAGATTACGACGTTCTTTGTCGTTGGCTTCTCAGTGTAAAAAAGAATTACCGAAATGTTACGTACCATAATTGGCGTCACGCATTTAACGTCGCTCAAATGATGTTCGCCATTTTAACT GCCACACAATGGTGGAAAATTTTTGGGGAGATCGAATGTCTCGCTCTGATAATTGCTTGTTTGTGTCACGACTTAGACCATAGAGGCACGAATAACTCTTTCCAAATTAA AGCATCATCACCACTGGCACAACTGTATTCGACGTCGACGATGGAGCACCATCACTTCGATCAGTGTCTGATGATACTAAGTAGTCAAGGAAACCAAATCCTGTCGAATTTATCCCCCGAAGAATATTCTCGCGTGGTAAAAGTTCTTGAAGAGGCGATCCTCTCTACCGACCTAGCAGTTTACTTCCGAAAGAGGGGCGCTTTCCTTAGTTTAGCCAGGGGTGGTGGTTACAATTGGGCATATAGCGAACATCGAGAACTTCTGCGAGGAATGTTAATGACCGTCTGCGATTTAGCTGCTATAACCAAGCCTTGGGATGTCGAGAAAAGGGTAGCAGAATTAGTCAGCAGCGAGTTCTTTGAACAAGGAGATATCGAAAGGCGGACCCTCAATATTACTCCCATT GACATTATGAATCGAGAAAAGGAAGATCAGCTACCAATCATGCAAGTTGGCTTCATCGATTCGATCTGCCTTCCTATTTACGAG GCATTTGCTTTATTATCGGATAAGCTGGAACCGTTGGTCGAAGGTGTACGTCAGAATAAACAACACTGGCTCGAGATTGCAGAGTCCAGATGCAAGATGGAGAACTGCACAAACCATGATAGGACGCCAACGATGACCGATAACGAAGTAACCAGCGAGCAGGCGGACCAATAA
- the LOC100881566 gene encoding dual 3',5'-cyclic-AMP and -GMP phosphodiesterase 11 isoform X5, translating to MQLKKAMLKIFDQCLHLRSIEEPRMTAETAAPCVQGMQGVQTVMAGQGTLQQVQDGKSGGYYCSTSAVYDAEYARMEAWLDEHPDFVNDYFLRKVTRQTVDMWLVSHATPTSSSSSCMELSSPTHTGGTSSSGRGGSGGSGATTPVRKISAHEFERGGLLKPIVNTIDGTPTFLSVSPGDSGQPGVQQVGSGNSSRPQRRSRHELRHLDEKDLIFELVKDICNELDVRSLCHKILQNVSTLLHADRGSLFLVQGERGGGCMPSSQNHDSTSNYSSGNANLNKTGNGNSEQRGGTGYSRSRCLVSKLFDVCSRSTLLEMEKKDEIKIPWGTGIVGYVAESGEPVNIPDAYKDSRFNREIDALTGYRTRALLCMPIKDCSGDVIGVAQVINKLGGEGQFTAQDEKVFAGYLQFCGIGLRNAQLYEKSQLEVKRNQVLLDLARMIFEEQSTIEHMVLRILTHTQSLIQCQRVQVLLVHKASKGSFSRVFDFEANDLTGEDSDSRTRNLTCIRFCSCSPFESRFPINVGITGYVATTGETVNIPNAYEDPRFDPSVDDGTGFRHRTILCMPIKNSSGQIIGVIQLINKFNDLAFTKNDENFVEAFAIFCGMGIHNTHMYEKAVIAMAKQSVTLEVLSYHASASLEDAQRLRGLRVPSSAHFQLHDFKFDDIHMEDDDTLTACLRMFLDLDFVERFHIDYDVLCRWLLSVKKNYRNVTYHNWRHAFNVAQMMFAILTATQWWKIFGEIECLALIIACLCHDLDHRGTNNSFQIKASSPLAQLYSTSTMEHHHFDQCLMILSSQGNQILSNLSPEEYSRVVKVLEEAILSTDLAVYFRKRGAFLSLARGGGYNWAYSEHRELLRGMLMTVCDLAAITKPWDVEKRVAELVSSEFFEQGDIERRTLNITPIDIMNREKEDQLPIMQVGFIDSICLPIYEAFALLSDKLEPLVEGVRQNKQHWLEIAESRCKMENCTNHDRTPTMTDNEVTSEQADQ from the exons GCCTGCACTTGCGGAGCATCGAAGAGCCGAGGATGACGGCGGAGACGGCAGCTCCTTGTGTGCAGGGGATGCAAGGGGTGCAGACCGTTATGGCAGGTCAAGGCACATTGCAACAAGTGCAAGATGGAAAATCCGGTGGTTACTATTGTTCCACTTCTGCCGTCTACGATGCGGAATATGCTCGCATGGAAGCTTGGCTCGACGAACATCCCGACTTCGTCAACGACTACTTTCTTAG GAAAGTGACGAGACAGACAGTGGACATGTGGCTGGTATCACACGCGACGCCAACATCTTCGTCGAGCAGTTGCATGGAGCTGTCGAGTCCGACTCACACCGGTGGCACATCGTCCTCGGGTCGAGGTGGTTCTGGTGGATCAGGTGCGACGACACCCGTTCGAAAGATCTCGGCACATGAATTCGAACGAGGTGGTTTATTAAAACCGATCGTTAACACGATCGACGGTACACCGACCTTCCTCAGCGTTTCACCCGGTGATTCCGGCCAGCCGGGTGTACAACAAGTTGGCTCTGGAAACTCGAGCAGACCCCAAAGACGATCCAGACATGAGCTCAGGCATCTCGACGAAAAGGATCTCATCTTTGAATTG GTTAAGGACATCTGTAACGAGCTAGACGTGAGGTCATTGTGTCACAAGATCTTGCAGAACGTGAGCACCCTGTTGCACGCCGATCGTGGCTCGCTGTTTCTCGTCCAGGGCGAAAGAGGTGGTGGTTGCATGCCTTCGTCGCAAAATCACGATTCCACGTCGAATTATTCGAGCGGCAACGCGAACCTAAATAAAACGGGAAACGGGAACTCGGAACAACGTGGCGGTACGGGATACTCGAGGAGCAGATGTCTGGTCTCGAAGTTGTTTGATGTGTGTTCAAGGTCGACGTTACTCGAGATGGAGAAGAAAGACGAGATCAAAATTCCCTGGGGCACGGGAATCGTCGGATACGTCGCTGAAAGCGGGGAACCTGTTAACATACCGGATGCTTACAAG GACTCGAGGTTCAATCGTGAAATCGATGCATTAACAGGGTATAGAACTAGAGCCCTATTGTGTATGCCAATAAAGGACTGTAGTGGAGACGTAATTGGAGTTGCACAAGTAATTAACAAACTTGGTGGCGAAGGTCAATTCACCGCACAAGACGAAAAAGTTTTCGCTggttatttacaattttgtggTATTGGATTACGAAATGCACAATTGTACGAAAAAAGTCAATTGGAAGTGAAACGAAATCAG GTACTTTTGGATTTGGCTAGAATGATTTTCGAAGAGCAGAGTACAATAGAACACATGGTGTTGCGAATATTAACGCACACGCAGTCGTTGATACAATGCCAACGAGTACAG GTTCTCCTCGTGCACAAAGCGTCAAAGGGTAGTTTTTCCCGGGTGTTTGACTTCGAGGCGAACGACCTTACCGGCGAGGATTCAGATTCTCGCACTAG AAACCTTACATGTATTCGGTTTTGTTCATGCAGTCCATTCGAGAGTAGATTCCCTATAAATGTTGGCATCACTGGTTACGTTGCTACGACTGGTGAG ACGGTAAATATACCGAATGCCTACGAGGATCCAAGGTTCGACCCTTCGGTTGACGATGGTACCGGTTTCAGGCATCGTACCATACTTTGCATGCCCATCAAGAACTCATCGGGTCAGATCATCGGCGTCATTCAACTGATCAACAAGTTCAACGACCTCGCCTTTACAAAGAACGACGAGAATTTCGTCGAAGCGTTCGCTATTTTTTGTGGCATGGGCATTCATAATACGCACAT GTACGAAAAAGCTGTGATAGCAATGGCCAAACAGAGCGTCACGTTAGAGGTATTGAGTTACCATGCTTCTGCATCGTTAGAGGATGCACAAAGACTTAGG GGCTTGAGAGTGCCTTCCTCAGCGCATTTTCAGTTGCACGATTTTAAGTTCGACGACATTCACATGGAAGACGACGATACGCTAACCGCGTGTCTTCGAATGTTTTTGGATCTCGACTTCGTCGAACGTTTTCATATAGATTACGACGTTCTTTGTCGTTGGCTTCTCAGTGTAAAAAAGAATTACCGAAATGTTACGTACCATAATTGGCGTCACGCATTTAACGTCGCTCAAATGATGTTCGCCATTTTAACT GCCACACAATGGTGGAAAATTTTTGGGGAGATCGAATGTCTCGCTCTGATAATTGCTTGTTTGTGTCACGACTTAGACCATAGAGGCACGAATAACTCTTTCCAAATTAA AGCATCATCACCACTGGCACAACTGTATTCGACGTCGACGATGGAGCACCATCACTTCGATCAGTGTCTGATGATACTAAGTAGTCAAGGAAACCAAATCCTGTCGAATTTATCCCCCGAAGAATATTCTCGCGTGGTAAAAGTTCTTGAAGAGGCGATCCTCTCTACCGACCTAGCAGTTTACTTCCGAAAGAGGGGCGCTTTCCTTAGTTTAGCCAGGGGTGGTGGTTACAATTGGGCATATAGCGAACATCGAGAACTTCTGCGAGGAATGTTAATGACCGTCTGCGATTTAGCTGCTATAACCAAGCCTTGGGATGTCGAGAAAAGGGTAGCAGAATTAGTCAGCAGCGAGTTCTTTGAACAAGGAGATATCGAAAGGCGGACCCTCAATATTACTCCCATT GACATTATGAATCGAGAAAAGGAAGATCAGCTACCAATCATGCAAGTTGGCTTCATCGATTCGATCTGCCTTCCTATTTACGAG GCATTTGCTTTATTATCGGATAAGCTGGAACCGTTGGTCGAAGGTGTACGTCAGAATAAACAACACTGGCTCGAGATTGCAGAGTCCAGATGCAAGATGGAGAACTGCACAAACCATGATAGGACGCCAACGATGACCGATAACGAAGTAACCAGCGAGCAGGCGGACCAATAA
- the LOC100881566 gene encoding dual 3',5'-cyclic-AMP and -GMP phosphodiesterase 11 isoform X6, with product MTAETAAPCVQGMQGVQTVMAGQGTLQQVQDGKSGGYYCSTSAVYDAEYARMEAWLDEHPDFVNDYFLRKVTRQTVDMWLVSHATPTSSSSSCMELSSPTHTGGTSSSGRGGSGGSGATTPVRKISAHEFERGGLLKPIVNTIDGTPTFLSVSPGDSGQPGVQQVGSGNSSRPQRRSRHELRHLDEKDLIFELVKDICNELDVRSLCHKILQNVSTLLHADRGSLFLVQGERGGGCMPSSQNHDSTSNYSSGNANLNKTGNGNSEQRGGTGYSRSRCLVSKLFDVCSRSTLLEMEKKDEIKIPWGTGIVGYVAESGEPVNIPDAYKDSRFNREIDALTGYRTRALLCMPIKDCSGDVIGVAQVINKLGGEGQFTAQDEKVFAGYLQFCGIGLRNAQLYEKSQLEVKRNQVLLDLARMIFEEQSTIEHMVLRILTHTQSLIQCQRVQVLLVHKASKGSFSRVFDFEANDLTGEDSDSRTRNLTCIRFCSCSPFESRFPINVGITGYVATTGETVNIPNAYEDPRFDPSVDDGTGFRHRTILCMPIKNSSGQIIGVIQLINKFNDLAFTKNDENFVEAFAIFCGMGIHNTHMYEKAVIAMAKQSVTLEVLSYHASASLEDAQRLRGLRVPSSAHFQLHDFKFDDIHMEDDDTLTACLRMFLDLDFVERFHIDYDVLCRWLLSVKKNYRNVTYHNWRHAFNVAQMMFAILTATQWWKIFGEIECLALIIACLCHDLDHRGTNNSFQIKASSPLAQLYSTSTMEHHHFDQCLMILSSQGNQILSNLSPEEYSRVVKVLEEAILSTDLAVYFRKRGAFLSLARGGGYNWAYSEHRELLRGMLMTVCDLAAITKPWDVEKRVAELVSSEFFEQGDIERRTLNITPIDIMNREKEDQLPIMQVGFIDSICLPIYEAFALLSDKLEPLVEGVRQNKQHWLEIAESRCKMENCTNHDRTPTMTDNEVTSEQADQ from the exons ATGACGGCGGAGACGGCAGCTCCTTGTGTGCAGGGGATGCAAGGGGTGCAGACCGTTATGGCAGGTCAAGGCACATTGCAACAAGTGCAAGATGGAAAATCCGGTGGTTACTATTGTTCCACTTCTGCCGTCTACGATGCGGAATATGCTCGCATGGAAGCTTGGCTCGACGAACATCCCGACTTCGTCAACGACTACTTTCTTAG GAAAGTGACGAGACAGACAGTGGACATGTGGCTGGTATCACACGCGACGCCAACATCTTCGTCGAGCAGTTGCATGGAGCTGTCGAGTCCGACTCACACCGGTGGCACATCGTCCTCGGGTCGAGGTGGTTCTGGTGGATCAGGTGCGACGACACCCGTTCGAAAGATCTCGGCACATGAATTCGAACGAGGTGGTTTATTAAAACCGATCGTTAACACGATCGACGGTACACCGACCTTCCTCAGCGTTTCACCCGGTGATTCCGGCCAGCCGGGTGTACAACAAGTTGGCTCTGGAAACTCGAGCAGACCCCAAAGACGATCCAGACATGAGCTCAGGCATCTCGACGAAAAGGATCTCATCTTTGAATTG GTTAAGGACATCTGTAACGAGCTAGACGTGAGGTCATTGTGTCACAAGATCTTGCAGAACGTGAGCACCCTGTTGCACGCCGATCGTGGCTCGCTGTTTCTCGTCCAGGGCGAAAGAGGTGGTGGTTGCATGCCTTCGTCGCAAAATCACGATTCCACGTCGAATTATTCGAGCGGCAACGCGAACCTAAATAAAACGGGAAACGGGAACTCGGAACAACGTGGCGGTACGGGATACTCGAGGAGCAGATGTCTGGTCTCGAAGTTGTTTGATGTGTGTTCAAGGTCGACGTTACTCGAGATGGAGAAGAAAGACGAGATCAAAATTCCCTGGGGCACGGGAATCGTCGGATACGTCGCTGAAAGCGGGGAACCTGTTAACATACCGGATGCTTACAAG GACTCGAGGTTCAATCGTGAAATCGATGCATTAACAGGGTATAGAACTAGAGCCCTATTGTGTATGCCAATAAAGGACTGTAGTGGAGACGTAATTGGAGTTGCACAAGTAATTAACAAACTTGGTGGCGAAGGTCAATTCACCGCACAAGACGAAAAAGTTTTCGCTggttatttacaattttgtggTATTGGATTACGAAATGCACAATTGTACGAAAAAAGTCAATTGGAAGTGAAACGAAATCAG GTACTTTTGGATTTGGCTAGAATGATTTTCGAAGAGCAGAGTACAATAGAACACATGGTGTTGCGAATATTAACGCACACGCAGTCGTTGATACAATGCCAACGAGTACAG GTTCTCCTCGTGCACAAAGCGTCAAAGGGTAGTTTTTCCCGGGTGTTTGACTTCGAGGCGAACGACCTTACCGGCGAGGATTCAGATTCTCGCACTAG AAACCTTACATGTATTCGGTTTTGTTCATGCAGTCCATTCGAGAGTAGATTCCCTATAAATGTTGGCATCACTGGTTACGTTGCTACGACTGGTGAG ACGGTAAATATACCGAATGCCTACGAGGATCCAAGGTTCGACCCTTCGGTTGACGATGGTACCGGTTTCAGGCATCGTACCATACTTTGCATGCCCATCAAGAACTCATCGGGTCAGATCATCGGCGTCATTCAACTGATCAACAAGTTCAACGACCTCGCCTTTACAAAGAACGACGAGAATTTCGTCGAAGCGTTCGCTATTTTTTGTGGCATGGGCATTCATAATACGCACAT GTACGAAAAAGCTGTGATAGCAATGGCCAAACAGAGCGTCACGTTAGAGGTATTGAGTTACCATGCTTCTGCATCGTTAGAGGATGCACAAAGACTTAGG GGCTTGAGAGTGCCTTCCTCAGCGCATTTTCAGTTGCACGATTTTAAGTTCGACGACATTCACATGGAAGACGACGATACGCTAACCGCGTGTCTTCGAATGTTTTTGGATCTCGACTTCGTCGAACGTTTTCATATAGATTACGACGTTCTTTGTCGTTGGCTTCTCAGTGTAAAAAAGAATTACCGAAATGTTACGTACCATAATTGGCGTCACGCATTTAACGTCGCTCAAATGATGTTCGCCATTTTAACT GCCACACAATGGTGGAAAATTTTTGGGGAGATCGAATGTCTCGCTCTGATAATTGCTTGTTTGTGTCACGACTTAGACCATAGAGGCACGAATAACTCTTTCCAAATTAA AGCATCATCACCACTGGCACAACTGTATTCGACGTCGACGATGGAGCACCATCACTTCGATCAGTGTCTGATGATACTAAGTAGTCAAGGAAACCAAATCCTGTCGAATTTATCCCCCGAAGAATATTCTCGCGTGGTAAAAGTTCTTGAAGAGGCGATCCTCTCTACCGACCTAGCAGTTTACTTCCGAAAGAGGGGCGCTTTCCTTAGTTTAGCCAGGGGTGGTGGTTACAATTGGGCATATAGCGAACATCGAGAACTTCTGCGAGGAATGTTAATGACCGTCTGCGATTTAGCTGCTATAACCAAGCCTTGGGATGTCGAGAAAAGGGTAGCAGAATTAGTCAGCAGCGAGTTCTTTGAACAAGGAGATATCGAAAGGCGGACCCTCAATATTACTCCCATT GACATTATGAATCGAGAAAAGGAAGATCAGCTACCAATCATGCAAGTTGGCTTCATCGATTCGATCTGCCTTCCTATTTACGAG GCATTTGCTTTATTATCGGATAAGCTGGAACCGTTGGTCGAAGGTGTACGTCAGAATAAACAACACTGGCTCGAGATTGCAGAGTCCAGATGCAAGATGGAGAACTGCACAAACCATGATAGGACGCCAACGATGACCGATAACGAAGTAACCAGCGAGCAGGCGGACCAATAA